The window CAACTAATTTTAGGGtggcataataataataataattaatacttCAAAATTGGAACTATATTTTCAAACTTTAACCAATAATTTCTAACTATGCCATGAATAAGGCCTAAACATTTAATTTTTTCTCCATAAAAATAAGACAAATGTTGAAACTTTGGCAGGATCTTTCCCTTTCGCAGTAGGAACActtaattaaaataataatatattactTGCATGTAAACTTGTATCTAGTTAGGTCATGTAACATACTGATTGACAGTATGACCTTAGTGTAGCATTGGGTCAATTACGTTCAAATTCAGTCAACTcaggaagtaaaaaaaaaatccaaatatTTTCTGTCATTGAAAAACATTGAGGAACATTGGAATGACTTTCAGTTTACTTCATCAATTGAAATAGAATTGACCTCTAATGACCAGCTTTTGAATAATAGGCCTTCAAACTATGTActagcactgaacactgaataaagcCACAAAATAGAAACAACTGATTCTTTGATGAGATACTCTCAAAAACAGTGATTTATAAATAATCTGCATTttctttttacctttatttaactaggcacgtaagttaagaacaaatgcttattttcaatgacggcctaggaacagtgggttaactgcctgttcaggggaagaatgacagatttgtaccttgtcagctcgagcatttgaacttgcaacctttcggttactagtccaatgctctaaccactaggctaccctgctgccccatttATAACTATCAATTATTTCTGAACAAGGATATCATATGACCACTTTTACAAacaaacaatattttttttagaACTGCACAGCAATTCTTCAAGACACTTATTTTATTAACATAATAATATTATGTTTTATGTGCTACATATGAAACATAGGTAGTTAAAATAAAACTGAGCAAAAAGGGAAAAACATCCAATTTTGCACACTGCTACATTTTCTGCTTTTGAGGAGATAGGATTAAATTGAGTGCCAAAACTTTAGTGTATATATTCAGTGCTTgcacagcctccctccctcctaaacGCAGGCCATTTTGTATCCtgtcttctcttctttccctcttatCTTCTTAAGGTCCTGAAGTACAGTATTCAATGAAAAAGGAGGACTTCTCAGCGCTGTGGGGAAAACAAATTCATATTAGCTCTGTTCACAGAAGGGGTTATGGGTACATAGCCTGAAGGTTATAACACATGCATGGTAAAGACAGTTTAGTTGTCCAGTATCATGCATTGTGTATTCTGCTGAAGCAAGAAAACAGTGCAAAAGTGTACATTAAATGTTAACATGTCACTCAAGACTGACTTCTGCAGAGAGAGCGCAACATCTTGAAGAGCTCATTCTCTTGAAAACAACCCTTCCTCATGCAAAGCCTGCTGATGACGTGTTACTACTGTCCTGCACTTGAACTAGGCTTGCTTAAGTTAATATTAGATCAGATAGCTGGGGCGTTTAGCAAAGTGTGTCATCTACACTTTTTAACATCTCACTAAGGCTTCACAACTGAAATGCTAATGTTTATAATAAGGTTATTAGAACAACTGGGTTATGCTCCAGGACATTCTAATTCCACATGAACAAATAATATTATTCAAAGGTTATGTCATTCACACATCATTTCACACTCACCAGACAGTATACATTGGAAATGCATGATGATGAAGTTCTTACCTTGGTATTAGTGTTCATGTGTCCTGGAATCGTTTTTGCTGGGTGTCTGCTCTACTGACTTTGACACCACTTCATCCTCTTCACTGGAATGTGACTTTTTACCAGTACTTTGGGGTTCtgaaaaaaacacaatttaaagATATGTCAGTAAACAGTTTACTGCCAAAAGCTAATTTCCCGCCCTGTTGAATAGTTCAGAAATTAAGTTTATCATCAAGCGAAACAGCCAAGTGGTTATATAATCAGGCTATTCATTAGGTCAGAGCAGAACAAACATTCAAAACACAAGACGAGGAAGAAATCAAAGTGTTAAATAGCTTGACACACAAAGCGTGTCTTCCTGGAAAGAAAGTGTCGACGGAATCTAGAGATGAGGGGTACAAAGTATAGGCTTTCTGCGACATTGTATCAGTGCAGTGAAGCAGAATTTTTATACAATTTCGCAGATTGTAACAATTTAATTCGACTGTGGCATATTGTGCGATGGAGACTGGCTGAATTGTTTTCGATTGGTTAACTCTAAAATCCTCAAGTCAATTTTCAAAACGGCATAATTTACCTGGATTTGCAGGTCTTTTCCTTGCCCGGTTGTGAGAGTGGTGACAATGCGTCTgcctctcgctctcagtctcctcGGATAGCTCAGCCCCGTTCGTAAGACAGCTCGGTCGGACTCGGTAATCACGATTCCCGTTATGGTCCACATTTCCAGAGGACAAGACTCGCTTGTGAGGCGGTCTGCTGTAAAAGTCAGGCAGTTCACTGCTTTTCATGGGTTCCCATTTATAATCTCCCTGGGAAATGGGCTTGTCGTTTTGGAAATCATAATTCCATTTGTCAATAGAAGCCTTCTCCATCTCTTTCATTTGAACCAAACACTCCCTCCTAAAGTCGTCGTGATCTACCGATCCGAAAAGATTTCTGCGAATCGGGGGCTTCGTGTGAATCGTCGGACGCGGATCCACTATTTCCAACGTCGGACTCCCATTCGAAAGACTAACATTTGACATGTTGTTGCACATATGAAAACGACCATAAATCGCGACAGTTTACCCAGACAAAAACAAGTATTCCTTTTAAATAAGCGACCTGAAACACAAGTTAGAGACGCATGCATAACATCCGTAAAACAAATAACGTGATTCCCCCTCCAAGCAAAAAACAATCTGCCCGAATATTGAAAGCTTAGTTCTGTTGGTTGTTTTCTGCCGTTTGACTACGGAGCTAAATCGTCTGTGCTGTATCAAAGATGatggatatactgacaagatacATGTTTCTCCGCCaaaatgggagtcgttgtccacaAAGCGGCACGGCAGGCTGTCTAGCTCCCGCCTAccctttctttggattggtgaatacatctcattattgtaatatatttttaaatattcaATGAGGGTTGTTGACGTCTACCGCCTGTACTGAATGGAGAGAGATGTTATGATTCGAGCCTCATTTCATTAATATGCATAGCCATCTGAAGACATCTCCAATATAAAGTGTTTTTCCTTAAAGTTGCTGATATGTCACTGCTTTCTTATAAACTTGTATTCAATCAAATAAACCTCACTTAGaaaataatccatacattttTTGATGACCAAATTCGACATTTTTATTGTCCTCCATAAAAATCGCCTTGCTTGGTGGCCGAAACAAACGAAAAATGTCCCCCGCTGAAAGGAGAAAGTTTTTTTTGCATTTTTTGAGTTTGGGCCTCTATTCCTCTCGCTGGTGGTTATGGAAATCACCAGCGGCGACCACTGGgccaatcatatcgagtggttcccCTGACGAATTTTATGCTATGTGACCCAAGGTTGGAGACCTTCTTCAGCAAAGATGAAAATGCAAGTAATTATAACGTCATAACGTGTCACCCAAAAAATGTACAATTGaaaggaatatgttagttaatgtagagacaaacgatGATGCATATTTTTTGGTCATGTAGTTAATTGACGATAATCGCTATTTAACAAGATAGcggactagctaacattagccagctagctagatagctttatgggtgttgtgatgtcatgagTATGAAATTGagggtgggtataatttgtggaacgttccaacaggaatctgttccaaaaTCTTTGGGAAGTAATCTTTGCGTTGTTTGTTGGCAACCTTATTTACAATgtttttggaacagattcctgttggaatgttccacaaattatacccaccctGAATTTGTAATTTGTGTTATTTAAGAGCCTTTTTGGGAGCAGGTATGAAATTAATAGATGAACTGAGTTATGACAGTGAAAATTATTATGATAATGTTTGCACAAGATAAAAATCAACATTGATTATATTATAGAATAACTGAAACGGATTATGATCATATGTTTGCACACCACAAAATGTCAGTATTAATTATTATCATCCATGACAGAATAGAATCATTAGGATGCATGTCCCTGATTTATTTTCTCTGAGGACATAACCCTCAAGTTCTTTGAACCTTCATGAGTGCAGACAGTTTCCACATTAACATGGAACATTAAATGAAAGCTCGACCTGGAGGTGTGGTGTACGACTTCGGGGACTTCCTCCATGTGGTCAGCACTTCCAATGCAGACAAGGTGGAGGTGGTAAAAATGAAAAAGGAAAACATCCTGGCATGGAAAGCTGGCCATTCCATCGTCAAACTGAAGAAGGCAGCAGCACCACAGCTGGCAGAGATCGCTAAGATCCAGTTGAGGCGTGGATCCAGGAGCCTCTTCTACAAAGTCTCCCATGAAGAAAAGGACTTCACAGAGCTTGACTTTATCATGAAGAAAGTCACTCTAGAGACACCCTCGACACTACGTACacaggatagagggatagaagagtcCAAGAAGATGGATATAATCATCAAAGCGGTGCTCTCTGATGCCTGCAAATCGAAGGCAGTTCTGGAATGCCTTGGCTGTGAACAGCATTGCTGTTGCTCAGCATTGCTGAGGATGAGGAGTGATATGGAAGAGCACTAAAGAAGTTTTACTTAAAAATGAAATGTAATTACTGAGCATTTTATTAATTGTAGCTAAATGTCATTTGGGTCCTCTTATGAATATGAA of the Oncorhynchus gorbuscha isolate QuinsamMale2020 ecotype Even-year linkage group LG25, OgorEven_v1.0, whole genome shotgun sequence genome contains:
- the LOC124014035 gene encoding cyclin-dependent kinase inhibitor 1B-like, producing the protein MCNNMSNVSLSNGSPTLEIVDPRPTIHTKPPIRRNLFGSVDHDDFRRECLVQMKEMEKASIDKWNYDFQNDKPISQGDYKWEPMKSSELPDFYSRPPHKRVLSSGNVDHNGNRDYRVRPSCLTNGAELSEETESERQTHCHHSHNRARKRPANPEPQSTGKKSHSSEEDEVVSKSVEQTPSKNDSRTHEH